A window from Bacteroidota bacterium encodes these proteins:
- a CDS encoding arylsulfatase, with protein sequence MKLVLSIVLLAFFSFSLNAQKKTTKPNIIFIFADDLGYGEVGCYGQQKIETPNIDKLAKNGMRFTQFYAGSTVCAPSRSSFLTGLHTGHTAVRGNISYEPEGQTPLPDSVITFANMLQQNGYATAAFGKWGLGYITTSGDPNKKGFDKFYGYNCQTLAHDYYPDHLWNNHERIDLSINLKYDSVYSADMIHHEAMNYIKQSSGKPFFLYLPYTLPHGDVIVPHDSLYNYYKQKFNDPPLTGKALKPLDHNMNPEPYPHAGFAAMVSRLDKYVGEIVKLVKEKGIADNTLIIFTSDNGPHKENGGDPEFFNSNGIYKGIKRDLYEGGIRVPFIAYWSGKIKPAVNNNAAALWDMYPSFLQLAGVKYKNKIDGISLVPSLLQTGKQKQHDYFYWEFHENNGRQAVHWGKWKGVRLAVNKKADSEIELYDLEKDPQEMNNIALQNAAIVRQIESFMKKAHHSNIDWPLLPAEIKQ encoded by the coding sequence ATGAAACTGGTTCTCTCAATAGTGCTTCTGGCATTTTTTTCATTTTCCCTTAATGCGCAGAAAAAAACCACAAAGCCAAATATCATTTTCATTTTCGCTGATGACCTGGGTTATGGAGAAGTTGGTTGTTACGGCCAGCAGAAAATTGAAACACCCAATATTGATAAGCTGGCAAAAAATGGAATGAGGTTTACGCAATTCTATGCCGGTTCTACAGTATGTGCTCCTTCAAGATCCAGTTTCCTTACCGGTTTGCATACAGGACATACTGCTGTCAGAGGAAATATTTCTTATGAACCCGAAGGACAAACTCCTCTCCCCGATTCCGTAATCACATTTGCAAATATGCTTCAGCAAAATGGCTATGCCACTGCTGCATTTGGTAAATGGGGACTGGGATATATAACTACCAGCGGCGATCCAAACAAAAAAGGCTTTGATAAATTTTATGGCTACAATTGCCAGACACTGGCACATGACTATTATCCTGATCATTTATGGAATAATCATGAGAGGATTGATTTGTCCATCAATTTAAAATATGATTCTGTTTATTCGGCAGATATGATTCATCATGAAGCAATGAATTATATAAAACAAAGCTCCGGCAAACCGTTTTTTCTTTATCTCCCTTACACATTACCACATGGTGATGTGATTGTGCCGCATGACAGTCTTTATAATTATTACAAACAAAAATTTAACGATCCTCCTTTAACAGGCAAAGCATTAAAGCCTTTGGATCACAATATGAATCCCGAACCATATCCTCATGCGGGTTTTGCTGCTATGGTAAGCAGGCTTGATAAATATGTTGGTGAAATTGTAAAACTGGTAAAAGAAAAAGGTATTGCAGATAATACACTAATCATCTTTACAAGTGACAATGGCCCGCATAAAGAAAATGGAGGCGATCCGGAATTTTTCAACAGCAATGGAATTTATAAAGGAATAAAAAGAGATTTATATGAAGGCGGCATCCGTGTTCCGTTTATTGCTTACTGGTCAGGTAAAATAAAACCCGCTGTAAATAATAATGCTGCTGCTCTTTGGGATATGTATCCAAGTTTTTTACAGCTGGCTGGTGTGAAGTATAAAAATAAAATTGACGGTATTTCATTAGTACCTTCTTTGCTGCAAACAGGAAAACAGAAACAACACGACTATTTTTACTGGGAATTTCATGAGAATAATGGAAGACAGGCTGTGCATTGGGGAAAGTGGAAGGGAGTGAGGCTTGCTGTAAATAAAAAAGCTGATTCAGAGATCGAATTATATGATCTTGAAAAAGACCCGCAGGAAATGAATAATATTGCCTTACAAAACGCAGCTATAGTCAGGCAGATAGAAAGCTTCATGAAGAAAGCTCATCATTCAAATATAGATTGGCCGCTTTTGCCTGCGGAAATAAAACAGTAG
- a CDS encoding glycoside hydrolase family 2 protein, which yields MKQFVFLIVAFFTTITLPAQRQKYNFNPGWKVFVGNNADAYKNDFDDSRWKNVTLPYAWNEDEAFKKDIKDLSDSIAWYRKHFKIPASAKGQKIFLEFEGIRQAGEFYLNGKSIGMHENGVMAFGFDITDLAKFGNEENVIAAQIDNNWDYREKATNTKFQWEDKNFNANYGGINKNVYLHVTPKIYQTLPLYSNLQTTGVYIYADQFNIKARSATIHAESEVKNESSATQQVTYRVSIIDVNGKLVKSFTGDKINIAAGETKIVKAFSPVSGLNFWSWGYGYLYEVQTTLLINNIPGDAVTTRTGFRKTEFKNGMIYLNDRVIMVHGYAQRTNNEWPAIGVSVPAWMSDYGNGLMVEGNGNLVRWMHTTPWKQDIESCDRLGLMQAMPAGDAEGDVTGTRWDQRRSVMRDAIIYNRNNPSVIFYESGNKGIRESNMKDMHDLKYKYDPYGGRAIGSREMLDSKVAEYGGEMLYTNKSASIPLWAMEYSRDEGSRKYWDDYTPPYHKDGVGPLYNGQDASSYNRNMESHAVENVKRWFEFWNERPGTGKRVSAGGVNIGWAEANSHHRGEENYRRSGEVDGLRIKKQNFYSDQVMWDGWVNPEKQRMHIVGHWNYEPGVKKSIYVISTSDKVELKLNGQSLGFGEKSDGFLFTFKNVEWKPGTISAIGYDTNNKQVTSHQINTVGRPVALRLTPIKRPTAFIADGHDIALVEVEVVDAKGNRCPIALNMINYTLEGPAEWRGGMAMGPGNYILEKSFPVENGVNRFMIRSTTTPGTITVKASADGLKDAKITLVTKPFATQNGLATILPSAGLPSRLDRGPTPSTPSYSMTRIPVMIVKAAAGARADSSFASYDDNERTEWVNDGKLSTAWIEYELDDVRTVSEVTIKLNNFRSRIYPLTITVDGKEAFNGNTQTSLGYYTIICKPQTGKKVKIQLSGISQDKANNEMEVSGKKLDDGVARDDVNAKGTLSIIEVEIYEAVKPKQ from the coding sequence ATGAAACAATTTGTATTCTTAATAGTAGCATTTTTTACAACTATCACATTACCTGCACAACGACAGAAATATAATTTCAATCCCGGCTGGAAAGTATTTGTTGGCAATAATGCTGATGCTTATAAAAATGACTTTGATGATTCCCGTTGGAAGAATGTAACGCTTCCTTATGCTTGGAACGAAGATGAAGCATTTAAAAAAGATATTAAAGATCTTTCAGACAGTATTGCCTGGTATCGCAAACATTTTAAAATTCCTGCATCAGCAAAAGGCCAGAAAATATTTTTGGAATTTGAAGGCATACGACAAGCAGGAGAATTTTATCTCAATGGAAAGTCAATAGGCATGCATGAGAACGGTGTTATGGCTTTTGGCTTTGACATAACCGATCTTGCAAAATTTGGTAATGAAGAAAATGTTATTGCTGCACAAATTGATAATAACTGGGATTACAGGGAGAAAGCAACCAACACAAAATTCCAATGGGAGGATAAAAATTTTAATGCAAATTATGGAGGCATCAATAAAAATGTTTACCTGCATGTTACTCCTAAAATTTATCAAACGCTTCCATTGTATTCAAACCTGCAAACAACAGGAGTTTATATTTATGCAGATCAGTTCAACATTAAAGCAAGGTCTGCAACTATACATGCAGAAAGCGAAGTGAAAAATGAAAGTTCTGCGACGCAGCAGGTAACTTATCGTGTTTCTATAATTGATGTGAATGGTAAGCTCGTAAAATCTTTCACTGGCGATAAAATAAATATTGCAGCGGGAGAAACAAAAATAGTAAAAGCATTTTCACCTGTGTCAGGATTGAATTTCTGGAGCTGGGGCTACGGTTATTTATATGAAGTGCAGACAACTTTACTTATAAATAATATTCCTGGTGATGCAGTTACAACAAGAACAGGTTTCAGGAAAACTGAATTCAAAAATGGCATGATCTATTTGAATGATCGTGTTATCATGGTGCATGGCTATGCTCAAAGAACCAATAATGAATGGCCTGCCATTGGTGTTTCTGTTCCTGCATGGATGAGTGATTACGGCAATGGATTAATGGTAGAGGGTAATGGAAATCTCGTTCGCTGGATGCATACCACCCCATGGAAACAGGATATTGAAAGCTGCGACAGGCTAGGTTTGATGCAGGCAATGCCAGCAGGAGATGCAGAGGGAGATGTTACAGGCACAAGATGGGATCAAAGAAGATCAGTGATGAGAGATGCGATCATCTACAACAGGAATAATCCAAGTGTGATCTTTTATGAAAGTGGCAATAAGGGAATAAGAGAATCGAACATGAAAGACATGCACGACCTTAAATATAAATATGATCCATATGGTGGCAGAGCAATCGGTAGCCGTGAAATGCTCGACAGTAAAGTGGCAGAATATGGCGGTGAGATGTTGTATACAAATAAAAGTGCATCGATTCCTTTATGGGCAATGGAATACTCAAGAGATGAAGGTTCAAGAAAATACTGGGATGATTATACACCGCCCTATCATAAAGATGGTGTTGGCCCTTTGTACAACGGACAAGATGCATCATCTTACAACCGCAACATGGAAAGTCATGCAGTGGAAAATGTAAAGCGCTGGTTCGAGTTTTGGAATGAAAGGCCGGGAACAGGAAAAAGAGTAAGTGCAGGTGGGGTGAACATAGGCTGGGCCGAAGCAAATTCTCATCATCGTGGTGAAGAGAATTACCGGAGAAGCGGAGAGGTAGATGGATTAAGAATCAAAAAGCAAAATTTTTATTCCGACCAGGTAATGTGGGATGGATGGGTAAATCCTGAAAAGCAGCGTATGCACATTGTAGGTCATTGGAACTATGAGCCCGGTGTCAAAAAAAGTATTTATGTTATTTCTACTTCTGATAAGGTTGAATTAAAATTGAATGGACAATCATTGGGCTTTGGAGAAAAAAGTGATGGCTTTCTTTTCACTTTTAAAAATGTTGAATGGAAACCGGGTACTATAAGTGCAATTGGGTATGATACAAATAACAAACAGGTTACAAGCCATCAAATAAATACCGTTGGCCGGCCTGTTGCTTTGCGCTTAACACCCATAAAAAGACCTACAGCCTTTATTGCTGATGGGCATGATATTGCTTTGGTAGAAGTAGAGGTGGTGGATGCAAAAGGTAACCGCTGTCCAATTGCATTGAACATGATAAACTATACATTAGAAGGACCAGCAGAGTGGAGGGGTGGAATGGCAATGGGACCTGGCAATTATATTCTTGAAAAGAGTTTCCCGGTAGAGAATGGCGTTAACAGGTTCATGATAAGATCAACAACAACTCCGGGAACCATAACAGTTAAAGCATCAGCAGACGGATTAAAAGATGCAAAGATTACGCTGGTCACAAAACCATTTGCAACGCAGAATGGATTAGCAACAATATTGCCTTCTGCAGGTCTTCCATCAAGATTGGATAGAGGACCAACACCTTCGACCCCGTCTTATTCCATGACAAGAATTCCCGTTATGATCGTAAAGGCAGCCGCCGGAGCCCGTGCTGACAGCAGTTTTGCCAGCTACGATGATAATGAAAGAACTGAATGGGTAAATGATGGAAAGCTTTCAACAGCATGGATAGAATATGAGTTGGATGATGTGAGAACAGTAAGCGAGGTAACTATCAAGCTTAATAATTTCCGCTCAAGAATATATCCTTTAACAATTACTGTTGATGGCAAAGAGGCTTTTAATGGAAATACACAAACCAGTCTTGGTTATTATACTATCATATGCAAACCACAAACTGGTAAGAAGGTGAAAATACAATTGTCAGGTATTTCCCAGGACAAGGCAAATAATGAAATGGAAGTCTCCGGGAAAAAATTGGATGATGGTGTAGCCCGGGATGATGTAAATGCAAAAGGAACTTTAAGTATTATTGAGGTGGAAATTTATGAAGCTGTAAAACCCAAACAATGA
- a CDS encoding glycoside hydrolase family 88 protein, whose product MKRIFSFVLLIFLAVASTAQKLPAKKKILKTLRLTNQYFMDKWPDAGKPIFTNIERPSNIWTRAVYYEGLMALYKIDKQKSYYDYALQWGEKHKWGLRGGVRTRNADNHCCGQTYIDMYLLDNKQHPERVKDIKLSIDSMMLTSKIDDWNWIDALQMAMPVFVKLGNLYSDSKYFDRMYAMYAFTKNKHGDNGLYNPKEHLWWRDKDFDPPYKEPNGDDCYWSRGNGWVVAALAKTLGALPKTDPHYNEYLQDFKDMCVALLPLQREDGYWNVSLNDPNNFGGKEVSGTSLFIYGFAWGINNGIFDKKTYLPAITKAWNAMSKEVVHPDGKLGYVQGTGIQPKDGQPVNYEHTPDFEDYGLGCFLFAGTEIYKLK is encoded by the coding sequence ATGAAAAGAATTTTTTCTTTTGTGTTGTTAATATTTCTAGCCGTTGCTTCAACAGCACAAAAACTTCCTGCTAAGAAAAAGATTTTAAAAACACTCAGGCTTACCAATCAATACTTCATGGATAAATGGCCGGATGCTGGCAAACCGATCTTTACTAATATAGAAAGACCGAGTAATATCTGGACGAGGGCTGTATATTATGAGGGTTTGATGGCTTTGTATAAAATAGATAAACAAAAATCATATTATGATTATGCTTTACAATGGGGTGAAAAGCATAAATGGGGTTTACGTGGTGGTGTAAGAACCAGGAATGCTGATAACCATTGTTGCGGGCAAACTTATATTGATATGTACCTGCTGGATAATAAACAACATCCTGAAAGAGTAAAAGACATTAAATTGTCTATTGACTCTATGATGCTTACAAGTAAGATTGATGACTGGAACTGGATCGATGCACTTCAAATGGCAATGCCAGTATTTGTGAAGTTGGGTAATCTTTACAGCGATTCAAAATATTTCGACCGGATGTATGCGATGTATGCTTTTACAAAAAACAAACATGGCGATAATGGATTATATAATCCAAAAGAACATTTGTGGTGGAGAGATAAAGATTTTGATCCGCCATACAAAGAACCGAATGGCGATGATTGCTACTGGAGCCGCGGCAATGGTTGGGTAGTAGCTGCTTTGGCAAAGACATTAGGGGCTTTGCCAAAAACTGACCCGCATTACAATGAATACCTGCAGGATTTTAAAGATATGTGTGTTGCATTACTTCCGTTGCAACGTGAAGATGGTTACTGGAATGTAAGCTTGAATGATCCGAATAATTTCGGTGGTAAGGAAGTTTCAGGCACATCTTTATTTATTTATGGTTTTGCATGGGGAATCAATAATGGAATATTTGATAAGAAGACTTATTTGCCTGCAATTACAAAAGCATGGAATGCGATGAGTAAGGAAGTTGTTCATCCTGATGGTAAATTAGGGTATGTGCAAGGAACAGGTATACAACCAAAAGATGGTCAACCTGTAAATTATGAACACACACCCGACTTTGAAGATTATGGCTTAGGTTGTTTTCTGTTTGCAGGCACTGAGATTTATAAGTTGAAATAA
- a CDS encoding rhamnogalacturonan acetylesterase, whose protein sequence is MSSQKKIIAILMIAVVALSSFMLLKKEKPVFYIIGDSTVKNGDGTGKNNQMGWGTVIPPFFDTTKISVRNHAIGGRSSRTFITEGRWNKILETLKKGDYVIMQFGHNDASPLDDTARARGVIKGIGEDSTEIWNPIRKIKEVVHTYGWYMRKYVRETKAKGAIPIICSLVPRNNWKDNKVGRSNDSWALWAKQVAEQEGAFYIELNGLVADKYDAMGQTAVKAFFQVDNTHTNNDGAKLNAETVANELKRINPGKIKKYMN, encoded by the coding sequence ATGAGTTCACAGAAAAAGATTATTGCAATTTTAATGATAGCGGTAGTAGCTCTTTCTTCTTTTATGTTATTAAAAAAAGAAAAACCGGTATTTTATATTATTGGTGATAGCACGGTAAAGAACGGTGATGGTACAGGCAAGAACAACCAGATGGGTTGGGGAACTGTTATCCCTCCTTTTTTTGATACAACAAAAATAAGTGTCCGTAACCATGCTATTGGTGGCCGCAGCAGCCGCACATTTATTACAGAAGGAAGATGGAATAAAATTCTGGAAACATTAAAGAAAGGTGATTATGTAATAATGCAGTTTGGACATAACGATGCAAGTCCGTTGGATGATACAGCAAGGGCAAGAGGAGTCATTAAGGGAATTGGTGAAGACAGCACAGAGATATGGAACCCTATTCGGAAAATAAAAGAAGTGGTTCATACTTATGGCTGGTATATGCGGAAATATGTAAGAGAAACAAAAGCAAAAGGAGCGATTCCTATAATATGTTCGCTTGTTCCAAGAAATAACTGGAAAGACAATAAGGTCGGCCGTTCAAATGATTCATGGGCATTATGGGCCAAGCAGGTCGCTGAACAGGAAGGTGCTTTTTATATTGAGTTGAATGGATTGGTTGCTGATAAATATGATGCAATGGGTCAAACGGCAGTTAAAGCGTTCTTCCAGGTTGATAATACGCATACAAATAATGATGGGGCAAAATTAAATGCTGAAACTGTAGCCAATGAATTAAAAAGGATCAATCCCGGAAAGATCAAAAAATACATGAATTAA
- a CDS encoding rhamnogalacturonan acetylesterase — MNKNFLLLGSVFIIATSFFIFKKDKPTLYIIGDSTVRNTNRPQCGWGEMLNEFLDTTQISISNQAMAGRSTRTFVKEKRWEKVLSTLKAGDFVIMQFGHNEGSKPDTSRGGYRGVLRGTGDETIDLLWKDSTLETVHTYGWYLKKFVNDAKAKGATAIICSMIPRNQWDDKIKGDTTSGKIVRRANNDFGKWAKEVAESEGAFFIDLNAITADKYDKLSPDEVSKLFQGDHTHTNVDGARINAASVAEGVRMLKNLQLNNYLPAGQAGLKEKN, encoded by the coding sequence TTGAATAAAAATTTTTTACTTCTGGGTTCAGTTTTTATAATCGCAACATCTTTTTTCATTTTTAAAAAAGATAAACCAACCTTATATATCATCGGTGACTCAACTGTACGTAATACCAATCGTCCTCAATGCGGCTGGGGCGAAATGCTAAATGAGTTTTTAGATACTACACAGATAAGCATCAGCAACCAGGCCATGGCCGGCAGAAGTACAAGAACATTTGTCAAAGAAAAAAGATGGGAAAAAGTTTTATCAACTTTAAAAGCTGGTGATTTTGTGATCATGCAATTCGGACATAATGAAGGAAGTAAGCCCGATACATCAAGAGGAGGCTATCGTGGTGTATTAAGAGGAACGGGTGATGAAACAATTGACTTACTTTGGAAAGACAGTACATTAGAAACAGTACATACTTATGGCTGGTATTTAAAGAAATTTGTAAATGATGCAAAAGCAAAAGGTGCAACCGCTATTATTTGCTCAATGATTCCCCGCAATCAATGGGATGATAAAATAAAAGGCGATACGACGAGTGGGAAGATCGTTAGAAGGGCAAATAATGATTTTGGAAAATGGGCAAAAGAAGTAGCTGAAAGCGAAGGAGCATTTTTTATTGACCTCAATGCAATAACAGCAGATAAATATGATAAACTGAGCCCGGATGAAGTAAGCAAACTGTTTCAGGGTGATCATACTCATACGAATGTTGATGGAGCAAGGATAAATGCGGCATCAGTTGCAGAAGGAGTGAGAATGTTGAAGAATCTCCAATTGAATAATTACCTGCCTGCCGGACAGGCAGGTTTAAAAGAAAAAAATTAG
- a CDS encoding rhamnogalacturonan lyase: MKYKLSISIFFCLVAASNLHAQYKMEYLTRGVHAVKDGKGKIFVSWRLLGTEDNGLAFNLYRTTNKKTVQLNKKPIITATNFTDESADTNLVNTYTVKAIINNKEEKTGSSFTLTANAKPYLSIPLRTPTGYSANDASVGDMDGDGVYEVVIHLTGRAKDNSQKGITDPPIFQCYKMDGTFLWEINLGKNIREGAHYTQFMVYDFDGDGKAEIAMKTADGSIDAKGNVIGDSTKDFRNSDGYILSGPEYLTMFDGLTGVALSTIDFTPPRYGKLNPTTDELKTMWGDGYGNRMDRFLACVAYLDGKNPSLIMTRGYYTRSVLSAYNFKNKKLEKIWTFDSDEPSGENRKYRGQGNHNLSVADVDDDGKDEIVFGAMTIDDNGKGLYSTTLGHGDALHVSDLDPSRPGLEVFDIQERFDDAGAHLNDAKTGEIIWKKPSIKAGEDGEGPGRACALDLDPRYPGAECWVAGAGITGMFDIKGNKIAEKTPPCNMGIFWDGDALSEVLNGVNISKWDYINSASVKLFDGRDDGCASNNGTKANPCLSADLFGDWREEIICRTTDSKELRIYSTSIPTDIKLYTLMHNPQYRLSIAWQNVAYNQPPHTSYYLGDGMKMPPKPNIVIVNKK; encoded by the coding sequence ATGAAATATAAATTATCAATTAGTATTTTCTTTTGCTTAGTTGCTGCTTCCAATCTTCATGCTCAATACAAAATGGAGTATCTGACAAGGGGTGTGCATGCTGTCAAGGACGGTAAAGGAAAAATATTTGTAAGCTGGCGTTTGCTGGGGACTGAAGATAATGGTCTTGCTTTTAATTTATATAGAACAACAAATAAGAAAACGGTCCAGTTAAATAAAAAACCGATTATAACTGCTACAAATTTCACTGATGAATCAGCTGATACTAACCTGGTAAATACTTATACAGTAAAAGCGATCATTAACAACAAAGAAGAAAAAACGGGGAGCTCATTCACTTTGACTGCAAATGCGAAACCCTATTTATCTATTCCATTGAGAACTCCGACCGGATATTCTGCCAATGACGCAAGTGTGGGGGATATGGATGGTGATGGCGTTTACGAAGTTGTCATTCATTTAACGGGAAGGGCAAAGGATAACTCTCAGAAAGGAATTACAGATCCACCCATTTTTCAATGCTATAAAATGGATGGAACATTTTTATGGGAGATCAATCTTGGAAAAAATATCCGCGAAGGTGCTCACTATACACAATTCATGGTGTATGATTTTGATGGCGATGGAAAAGCTGAGATCGCAATGAAGACTGCGGATGGATCGATTGATGCAAAAGGAAATGTAATTGGTGACAGCACAAAAGATTTTCGCAATAGCGATGGTTATATTTTATCAGGGCCGGAATACCTGACAATGTTTGATGGACTAACTGGTGTTGCTTTATCTACCATTGATTTTACCCCGCCTCGTTATGGAAAATTAAATCCAACAACAGACGAACTAAAAACGATGTGGGGTGATGGTTATGGAAATCGTATGGATCGGTTTCTTGCATGTGTTGCTTATCTGGATGGAAAAAACCCTTCACTTATAATGACCCGTGGTTATTATACCCGTTCAGTACTGAGTGCTTATAATTTTAAAAATAAAAAGCTGGAGAAGATATGGACATTTGATAGTGATGAGCCAAGCGGTGAAAACCGAAAGTATCGTGGACAGGGTAATCATAATTTATCAGTGGCTGATGTGGATGATGATGGAAAAGATGAAATTGTTTTCGGTGCCATGACGATCGATGATAATGGCAAAGGCCTGTATTCAACAACTCTTGGTCATGGTGATGCATTGCATGTAAGTGATCTTGATCCATCACGTCCCGGTCTTGAAGTTTTCGATATACAGGAACGCTTTGACGATGCTGGTGCTCATTTAAATGATGCAAAAACCGGTGAGATCATTTGGAAAAAACCATCAATAAAAGCAGGTGAAGATGGCGAGGGCCCAGGCCGTGCATGTGCGTTGGATCTGGATCCACGTTATCCCGGCGCTGAATGTTGGGTTGCTGGTGCAGGCATTACCGGAATGTTTGATATCAAAGGAAATAAGATCGCTGAAAAAACGCCGCCTTGTAATATGGGAATCTTTTGGGATGGTGATGCACTCAGCGAAGTACTCAATGGTGTAAACATCAGCAAATGGGATTATATCAATAGTGCATCTGTAAAATTATTTGATGGCCGTGATGATGGTTGTGCAAGTAATAACGGAACAAAAGCTAATCCATGTCTCAGTGCTGATCTGTTTGGCGATTGGCGTGAAGAAATTATTTGCCGTACAACTGACAGCAAGGAGTTGCGCATTTATAGTACATCAATTCCAACAGATATTAAATTATATACGCTGATGCATAATCCGCAGTATCGCTTAAGTATTGCCTGGCAGAATGTGGCGTACAATCAACCGCCACATACAAGTTATTATTTAGGCGATGGAATGAAGATGCCGCCGAAACCAAATATTGTAATTGTAAATAAGAAATAA
- a CDS encoding glycoside hydrolase family 28 protein: MPLKKICFAILLLVSGTGFSQVSIPSWVKNVGAKSFPSSQKLFYANDYGAISDTVTVNTKAIQKAIDECAAKGGGIVSFKPGTYVSGSIFLKNNVHLKIDKGVLILGSQNFADYPDMQTRIAGIETSWPAALINVINVKNAAVTGAGIVNARGKFCWDKYWAMRKDYDTKGLRWIVDYDAKRVRTFLVQNSSDITLKGLTFKNAGFWTVQLLYSTRLTVDGVIIKNNEDGSGPSTDGIDVDSSTWTLIENCDIDCNDDNFCLKAGRDWDGLRVNKPTEYVVIRKCIARRGAGLVTLGSETSGSIRHIYCTDLFAKHTDNGLRIKSATTRGGTVEDVYFVNSVLDSIRNAYQFNLNWYPAYSYSELPKGYHIDSVPQHWRALLQRVTPAEKGIPYTKDFYISNVKITNAYKAFEVNGLPQSQIENFNFTNSFVSAAILGEMVFAKNWKYKNFEISVTQKPEEKKKVGGIAEDERLKQ, translated from the coding sequence TTGCCTTTGAAAAAGATCTGCTTTGCCATCCTTTTGCTGGTATCTGGTACCGGCTTTTCTCAAGTATCCATCCCTTCATGGGTTAAAAATGTTGGTGCTAAATCATTCCCCTCATCTCAGAAATTATTTTATGCAAATGATTACGGTGCTATCAGCGATACTGTGACTGTAAATACTAAAGCTATTCAAAAAGCAATTGATGAATGTGCGGCTAAAGGTGGCGGTATTGTAAGTTTTAAACCGGGTACTTATGTAAGCGGTTCCATTTTTTTAAAGAACAATGTTCACCTGAAAATCGATAAAGGTGTTTTGATACTGGGCTCACAAAATTTTGCTGATTACCCCGACATGCAAACTCGTATTGCAGGTATTGAAACATCATGGCCGGCAGCTCTTATTAATGTAATTAATGTAAAGAATGCAGCAGTAACCGGCGCCGGTATTGTAAATGCAAGAGGAAAATTCTGTTGGGATAAATATTGGGCAATGCGGAAGGACTATGATACAAAAGGCCTTCGCTGGATCGTGGACTATGATGCAAAAAGGGTTAGAACTTTCTTGGTGCAGAACTCATCTGATATTACATTAAAAGGATTGACTTTTAAAAATGCAGGATTCTGGACAGTTCAATTACTTTATTCAACAAGACTCACTGTTGATGGTGTTATTATTAAAAACAATGAAGATGGCAGCGGCCCGAGTACAGATGGTATTGATGTTGACTCTTCCACATGGACTTTGATTGAGAACTGTGATATTGATTGTAATGATGACAATTTTTGTTTGAAAGCAGGAAGAGACTGGGATGGACTGCGTGTAAACAAGCCGACTGAATATGTTGTGATCCGTAAATGTATTGCACGTCGTGGTGCAGGACTCGTCACGTTAGGTAGTGAAACGAGTGGCAGCATTCGTCATATTTATTGCACTGATCTATTTGCAAAGCATACCGATAACGGACTGCGTATTAAATCTGCAACTACAAGAGGTGGCACAGTTGAAGATGTTTATTTTGTGAACTCTGTACTTGATTCGATTCGTAATGCTTACCAGTTTAATCTCAACTGGTATCCTGCCTACAGCTATAGCGAATTACCTAAGGGCTATCATATCGATTCAGTTCCCCAGCATTGGAGAGCATTACTGCAAAGGGTAACACCTGCTGAAAAAGGAATTCCTTACACAAAAGATTTTTATATCAGTAATGTAAAGATCACCAACGCCTATAAAGCATTTGAAGTAAATGGCCTTCCGCAATCACAAATAGAGAATTTCAACTTTACAAATTCCTTTGTTTCTGCTGCCATCCTGGGTGAAATGGTATTTGCAAAAAACTGGAAGTATAAAAATTTTGAAATATCGGTTACACAAAAACCGGAAGAAAAAAAGAAAGTCGGAGGGATTGCTGAAGATGAACGTCTAAAACAATAA